In Streptomyces canus, one DNA window encodes the following:
- a CDS encoding ketol-acid reductoisomerase, whose translation MTSTTYTSGVFTLETMDVPGGTETVLRGGRHLFPLLPQAFAGVRRIGVLGWGPQGRAQALNLRDSLADTDIRVAVGLRPGSRSAADARTHGFTEEDGTLGDWLAVAADSDLVVLLIADAALAAHHREIFAVLKPGAAIGLSHGFLLGHLRETGGEFPAGHPVIAVCPKGMGDSVRRLYQQGADVNGAGINSSFAVHADPDGRAVDLALGWSVALGSPYTFRTTLESEYLSDIVGERAILLGAVHGIVETLYTRYRLAGDDEVTAYERSCENVTGPIARTLSHAGLRAVRDGLSPSGREVFDRAYTATYGPAREIVAEIYDEVADGTELRSVILAERRLGARPMSEIGGSPMWGAGEKVRALRGERALPVEPFTAGVFVATMVAQIDEFAERGHPWSEIVNESVIEAVDSLLPYMHARDVAHMVDNCSRTARLGARRWGPRFQAAYEQIAYPAAELPADDSLVAAFARHPAHEALAAAAQLRPSVDISVA comes from the coding sequence ATGACCTCCACCACGTACACCTCCGGCGTCTTCACCCTCGAAACCATGGACGTCCCCGGCGGCACGGAGACCGTGCTGCGCGGGGGCCGGCACCTGTTCCCGCTGCTGCCCCAGGCCTTCGCCGGGGTCCGCCGCATCGGTGTGCTCGGCTGGGGCCCGCAGGGCCGCGCCCAGGCGCTCAACCTGCGCGACTCCCTCGCCGACACCGACATCCGGGTGGCCGTGGGCCTGCGTCCCGGCTCCCGCTCGGCCGCCGACGCGCGCACCCACGGCTTCACCGAGGAGGACGGCACGCTCGGCGACTGGCTCGCGGTCGCCGCCGACAGCGACCTGGTCGTGCTGCTGATCGCGGACGCGGCGCTCGCCGCCCACCACCGGGAGATCTTCGCGGTGCTGAAGCCCGGCGCGGCCATCGGACTCTCGCACGGCTTCCTGCTCGGCCATCTCCGGGAGACCGGCGGCGAGTTCCCGGCCGGGCACCCCGTGATCGCCGTGTGCCCCAAGGGCATGGGCGACTCCGTGCGGCGTCTCTACCAGCAGGGCGCCGATGTCAACGGCGCCGGCATCAACAGCAGTTTCGCCGTGCACGCCGACCCCGACGGCCGGGCGGTCGACCTCGCGCTCGGCTGGTCGGTGGCGCTCGGATCGCCGTACACCTTCCGGACCACGCTGGAGAGCGAGTACCTCTCGGACATCGTCGGCGAGCGCGCGATCCTGCTCGGCGCCGTGCACGGCATCGTCGAGACGCTGTACACGCGGTACCGCCTGGCCGGGGACGACGAGGTGACGGCGTACGAGAGGTCCTGCGAGAACGTCACCGGGCCGATCGCCCGCACCCTCTCGCACGCGGGCCTGCGGGCGGTCCGCGACGGCCTCTCCCCGTCCGGCCGGGAGGTCTTCGACCGGGCGTACACGGCGACGTACGGGCCCGCTCGCGAGATCGTCGCGGAGATCTACGACGAGGTCGCCGACGGCACCGAGCTGCGCAGCGTGATCCTGGCCGAACGCCGGCTCGGGGCACGGCCGATGAGCGAGATCGGCGGTTCGCCCATGTGGGGCGCCGGTGAGAAGGTGCGGGCGCTGCGGGGCGAACGCGCACTGCCCGTCGAGCCGTTCACCGCCGGGGTCTTCGTCGCCACCATGGTCGCCCAGATCGACGAGTTCGCCGAGCGCGGCCACCCCTGGTCCGAGATCGTCAACGAGTCCGTCATCGAGGCCGTCGACTCCCTCCTGCCCTACATGCACGCCCGTGACGTGGCCCACATGGTCGACAACTGCTCCCGCACGGCCCGCCTCGGCGCCCGCCGCTGGGGGCCGCGGTTCCAGGCCGCCTACGAGCAGATCGCCTACCCGGCTGCCGAACTCCCGGCGGACGATAGCCTGGTGGCGGCCTTCGCGAGGCACCCCGCGCACGAGGCGCTGGCCGCGGCGGCGCAACTGCGGCCCTCGGTGGACATCTCGGTGGCGTAG
- a CDS encoding (R)-mandelonitrile lyase, whose translation MQITRQRPESRQGPAENFTGTVWLDEIAAPASPSRLRMFNVHFAPGAHTAWHRHPHGQVLHVLEGEGLVQRRGGAVEPVRAGDTVWIEPGEWHWHGAGPRTFMTHLAVVEAAENGTTADWGAHVAPEDHSA comes from the coding sequence GTGCAGATCACCCGACAGCGCCCGGAGAGCCGGCAGGGTCCGGCCGAGAACTTCACGGGGACGGTGTGGCTCGACGAGATCGCCGCGCCCGCCTCGCCGTCCCGGCTGCGGATGTTCAACGTCCATTTCGCGCCCGGCGCGCACACCGCGTGGCACCGCCATCCGCACGGCCAGGTGCTGCATGTCCTGGAGGGCGAGGGGCTGGTGCAGCGCAGGGGCGGTGCCGTCGAGCCGGTCCGCGCGGGTGACACGGTGTGGATCGAGCCGGGCGAGTGGCACTGGCACGGGGCCGGGCCACGCACCTTCATGACCCATCTCGCGGTCGTCGAGGCCGCCGAGAACGGCACGACCGCCGACTGGGGCGCGCACGTCGCCCCCGAGGACCACTCCGCCTGA
- a CDS encoding phosphotriesterase family protein: MVSAVAVRTVAGDVPAEELGVCDAHDHLFFASPQLPGQELRSVSAARAELTAFAEQGGGAVVQWTPYGLGRRADELPALSRETGVRIVAATGLHQAVHYDDATLAGLRGRLADVFVTELTEGIGPSGARAGLIKVAGGFHALDAHARWTMTAAAEAHHATGAPIAVHLELGTGALDVLELLCGELGVPPQRVILGHLNRSPDFTVHRQAAASGCYLAFDGPSRAHHATDWRMPDAMRELADAGHGDRLLLGGDTTTAAARSVNGGPGMPYLLRRVRPRLTAELGEEPVLRILTDNPGRALAVAWSQP; encoded by the coding sequence GTGGTGAGCGCGGTCGCGGTCCGTACGGTGGCGGGGGACGTCCCCGCCGAGGAGCTCGGCGTGTGCGACGCGCACGACCACCTGTTCTTCGCCAGCCCCCAACTGCCGGGGCAGGAGCTGCGGAGCGTCTCGGCGGCGCGGGCCGAGCTGACGGCGTTCGCCGAGCAGGGCGGTGGCGCCGTGGTGCAGTGGACGCCGTACGGGCTGGGGCGTCGGGCCGACGAACTGCCGGCGCTGTCACGGGAGACCGGGGTGCGGATCGTCGCCGCGACCGGGCTGCACCAGGCGGTCCACTACGACGACGCCACGCTCGCCGGATTGCGCGGCCGGCTGGCCGACGTGTTCGTCACCGAACTGACGGAGGGCATCGGGCCGTCGGGGGCCCGAGCGGGGCTGATCAAGGTGGCGGGCGGCTTCCACGCGCTGGACGCGCACGCCCGCTGGACGATGACCGCGGCGGCCGAGGCGCATCACGCGACGGGGGCGCCGATCGCCGTCCACCTGGAGCTGGGGACCGGTGCGCTGGACGTACTGGAGCTGCTGTGCGGGGAGTTGGGGGTGCCGCCGCAGCGAGTGATCCTCGGGCATCTCAACCGCTCCCCCGACTTCACGGTGCACCGCCAGGCCGCGGCGTCGGGCTGCTACCTCGCCTTCGACGGACCCTCGCGCGCCCACCACGCCACGGACTGGCGCATGCCCGACGCGATGCGGGAGCTCGCGGACGCGGGGCACGGCGACCGGCTGCTGCTCGGCGGCGACACCACGACCGCGGCGGCCCGCTCGGTCAACGGCGGCCCGGGGATGCCGTATCTGTTGCGCCGGGTGCGGCCGCGCCTCACGGCCGAACTGGGTGAGGAACCGGTGCTTCGCATCCTCACCGACAACCCGGGTCGAGCCCTGGCCGTGGCGTGGAGCCAGCCATGA
- the ilvY gene encoding HTH-type transcriptional activator IlvY, giving the protein MDDHRELRLFLHLAQTLNFGRTSLDCHVSPATLTRTVQRLEADLGHRLFDRGPRGVSLTAQGHRFRAYAVQALELWRAYREEHPDPAELTGHLAVFATVTACQALLPDLLAPFRAAHPQVRLDLRTGDAAAALARLDEGEVDVAVAVAGIPARLPEGLVSRTVAVTDLVLVTARDRPDPDLDGPFVLPHRGLVREAADRWFRARGTVPDVACEPDGHEGLLTLVALGCGTGVVPRLVLEHSAVRERLSEVPADPRPEHFAIGLCVRRSDLRRPLVAALWSLTVPPDTPT; this is encoded by the coding sequence ATGGACGATCACCGGGAACTGCGTCTCTTTCTGCACCTCGCGCAGACGCTGAACTTCGGCCGGACCAGCCTCGACTGCCATGTCAGTCCGGCCACGCTGACCAGGACCGTGCAGCGGCTGGAGGCGGACCTCGGGCATCGGCTGTTCGACCGCGGCCCGCGCGGGGTGTCGCTGACCGCGCAAGGGCACCGCTTCCGCGCCTACGCCGTCCAGGCCCTGGAGTTGTGGCGCGCCTACCGCGAGGAGCACCCGGACCCGGCCGAACTGACCGGCCACCTCGCGGTGTTCGCGACGGTGACCGCCTGCCAGGCCCTGCTGCCCGACCTGTTGGCGCCGTTCCGCGCGGCCCATCCCCAGGTACGGCTGGACCTGCGCACGGGTGACGCGGCGGCCGCCCTGGCCCGCCTCGACGAGGGCGAGGTGGACGTGGCCGTGGCCGTGGCGGGGATCCCGGCGCGGCTGCCGGAAGGGCTGGTGAGCCGGACGGTGGCGGTGACCGACCTGGTCCTCGTCACCGCGCGGGACCGTCCGGACCCGGACCTGGACGGGCCCTTCGTCCTCCCCCACCGCGGGCTCGTCCGCGAGGCGGCCGACCGCTGGTTCCGCGCCCGGGGCACGGTCCCCGACGTGGCCTGCGAGCCCGACGGTCACGAAGGACTGCTGACGCTGGTCGCCCTGGGCTGCGGCACGGGCGTGGTCCCCCGCCTCGTACTGGAACACAGCGCGGTGCGCGAACGGCTGTCGGAGGTACCCGCCGATCCGCGGCCCGAACACTTCGCGATCGGTCTGTGCGTTCGGCGGTCCGATCTGCGCCGACCGCTGGTGGCGGCGCTGTGGAGCCTGACGGTGCCGCCGGATACTCCTACCTGA
- a CDS encoding TetR/AcrR family transcriptional regulator, with protein sequence MSTSDRLIESTRELLWERGYVGTSPKAILERAGAGQGSMYHHFKGKPDLALAAIRRTAEDLRTTAEGVLGGPGTPYERIEAYLRRERDVLRGCPIGRLTMDPDVIASDELRAPVDETIDWIRERIAGIVEEGKEQGQFASSLDGEEIAATVLATVQGGYVLARASGSPAAFDTGVRGLLSLLTPPSS encoded by the coding sequence ATGAGCACTTCGGACCGACTGATCGAGTCCACCCGTGAGCTCCTGTGGGAGCGCGGCTATGTGGGGACCAGCCCCAAGGCGATCCTGGAGCGTGCGGGGGCCGGACAGGGCAGCATGTACCACCACTTCAAGGGCAAGCCCGACCTGGCCCTGGCCGCGATCCGGCGGACCGCCGAGGACTTGCGGACTACCGCGGAGGGAGTACTCGGCGGGCCCGGCACGCCGTACGAGCGCATCGAGGCGTATCTGCGGCGTGAGCGGGACGTGTTGCGCGGTTGCCCGATCGGCCGGCTCACGATGGACCCGGACGTCATCGCCAGCGACGAATTGCGCGCGCCCGTCGACGAGACGATCGACTGGATCCGTGAGCGCATCGCCGGGATCGTCGAAGAGGGTAAGGAACAGGGCCAGTTCGCGTCCTCGCTGGACGGCGAGGAGATCGCGGCGACCGTTCTCGCGACGGTCCAGGGCGGCTATGTCCTCGCCCGCGCGTCCGGCTCGCCCGCCGCGTTCGACACGGGCGTACGGGGTCTGCTCTCCCTGCTCACACCACCGTCCTCGTAA
- a CDS encoding NUDIX hydrolase — protein sequence MADLLEVGGLRLVEVAPPVVPAEVRTAMEREWGEAVLANPALFDGPVAVCAELSREAPDALLVSWSRVTYRYFALRRVPGATALRSLFVSVVQPADDGRVLVGRMSSSTAAPGRWQFPGGSVEPPTGDEPLDEPALRRHAAVELAEETGVDVPASGLIRCLVTHGGDGQVGVHYLAPPLPASFLQESFTALVAAETARGRASEFDRIALVGSPAELPDLVGPHVGYLDPVVRWASRRVGS from the coding sequence GTGGCTGATCTGCTGGAGGTTGGGGGACTCCGGCTGGTCGAGGTGGCGCCCCCGGTGGTCCCGGCCGAGGTGCGGACGGCCATGGAGCGCGAGTGGGGCGAGGCCGTCCTGGCCAACCCGGCCCTCTTCGACGGCCCGGTGGCGGTGTGCGCGGAGCTTTCCCGGGAGGCACCGGACGCCCTCCTCGTCTCCTGGTCCCGGGTGACCTATCGGTACTTCGCGCTGCGCCGCGTCCCGGGTGCCACCGCCCTGCGGTCCCTCTTCGTCAGCGTGGTGCAGCCGGCGGACGACGGACGCGTGCTGGTGGGCCGTATGTCCTCGTCCACCGCCGCGCCCGGCCGCTGGCAGTTCCCCGGCGGATCGGTGGAACCGCCCACCGGCGACGAGCCCCTGGACGAGCCCGCCCTGCGCCGCCACGCGGCCGTGGAGCTGGCCGAGGAAACGGGCGTCGACGTCCCGGCCTCGGGCCTCATCCGGTGTCTGGTGACGCACGGCGGGGACGGTCAGGTCGGTGTCCACTACCTGGCGCCGCCGTTGCCCGCGTCCTTCCTGCAGGAGAGCTTCACGGCGCTGGTGGCCGCGGAGACGGCACGGGGACGCGCATCGGAGTTCGACCGGATCGCCCTCGTCGGCTCACCGGCCGAACTGCCCGACCTCGTCGGCCCGCACGTGGGCTACCTGGATCCCGTCGTCCGTTGGGCGAGCCGCCGAGTAGGCTCGTGA
- a CDS encoding DUF4865 family protein, which produces MHAMQYELTLPADYDMAVIRARVARIGHLLDDWEGLGFKTYLIRERGVNGSPVHQYAPFYLWDTVEGMNSFLWGGAFQGLSNDFGRPSVRQWTGLSYEEGGAVGTPARAAVRRRQPVPEGVELAEVMGEAVEETERLAGEDGALFAAAAVDTARWELVHFSLWAHEAPKADGDLFEVLHVSAPGRERLPRGRQW; this is translated from the coding sequence ATGCACGCCATGCAGTACGAGCTCACCCTGCCCGCCGACTACGACATGGCCGTCATCCGCGCCCGGGTGGCCCGGATCGGGCATCTGCTGGACGACTGGGAGGGGCTCGGCTTCAAGACGTACCTGATCCGCGAGCGCGGGGTGAACGGCTCGCCCGTCCACCAGTACGCCCCCTTCTACCTCTGGGACACCGTGGAGGGCATGAACAGCTTCCTCTGGGGAGGTGCCTTCCAGGGGCTCAGCAACGACTTCGGGCGGCCGTCGGTGCGGCAGTGGACAGGTCTGTCGTACGAGGAGGGCGGCGCCGTCGGCACCCCCGCCAGGGCGGCGGTCCGCAGGCGTCAACCGGTGCCCGAGGGCGTGGAGTTGGCGGAGGTGATGGGGGAAGCGGTGGAGGAGACGGAGCGGCTGGCCGGGGAGGACGGCGCGCTGTTCGCGGCGGCCGCCGTGGACACGGCCCGCTGGGAACTCGTGCACTTCTCTCTCTGGGCGCACGAAGCGCCGAAGGCGGACGGTGATCTGTTCGAGGTACTGCACGTGTCGGCGCCGGGACGGGAGCGGCTGCCGCGGGGGCGTCAGTGGTGA
- a CDS encoding NAD-dependent epimerase/dehydratase family protein: MRVVVIGGSGHIGTFLVPRLVRAGHEVINISRGTRTAYTEAPEWQQVRHVVADRQQEDGEGTFGDRVAGLAPDIVIDLVCFTLEAATALVERLRGQVGHLLHCGTVWRFGPSDKLPISETTGTAPIGEYGIQKDRIARMLKEETASGGLVTTSLHPGHIVGPGWHPIGPLGNLDPAVWYALSAGEPLPIPGIGVELMHHVHADDVAQAFERAVEHQDAAAGEDFNVVAPTALNVRGYARIAAGWFGRTASLEPVTWEQFRRTTAPEHAEASWEHLYRSQYLTIEKARTLLGYAPRYEPEAAVLESVRWLIDHGELKVAGPLGV; this comes from the coding sequence ATGCGAGTCGTCGTCATCGGCGGAAGCGGCCACATCGGCACCTTCCTCGTCCCCCGCCTGGTGCGGGCCGGCCATGAAGTGATCAACATCAGCCGTGGCACCCGCACGGCCTACACCGAGGCTCCCGAGTGGCAGCAGGTCCGCCACGTCGTCGCCGACCGGCAGCAGGAGGACGGCGAGGGCACCTTCGGTGACCGGGTGGCAGGCCTGGCACCGGACATCGTGATCGACCTGGTCTGCTTCACCCTGGAGGCGGCCACCGCGCTGGTCGAGCGGCTGCGCGGCCAGGTCGGGCACCTGCTGCACTGCGGCACCGTGTGGCGTTTCGGCCCCAGCGACAAGCTGCCGATCTCCGAGACCACGGGCACCGCGCCCATCGGGGAATACGGCATCCAGAAGGACCGGATCGCCCGGATGCTGAAGGAGGAGACCGCTTCCGGGGGTCTGGTGACCACGTCCCTGCACCCCGGGCACATCGTCGGTCCGGGCTGGCACCCGATCGGTCCGCTGGGAAACCTCGACCCCGCGGTCTGGTACGCCCTCTCGGCCGGAGAGCCGCTGCCGATCCCGGGGATCGGGGTCGAGCTGATGCACCATGTGCACGCCGACGATGTCGCCCAGGCCTTCGAACGGGCGGTCGAGCACCAGGACGCGGCGGCGGGAGAGGACTTCAACGTCGTCGCCCCCACCGCACTGAACGTCCGCGGGTACGCCCGCATCGCGGCCGGCTGGTTCGGTCGGACCGCGTCGCTGGAGCCGGTGACCTGGGAACAGTTCCGCCGGACCACGGCCCCGGAGCACGCCGAGGCGAGCTGGGAGCACCTCTACCGCAGTCAATACCTCACCATCGAGAAGGCCAGGACCCTCCTGGGCTACGCGCCGCGCTACGAACCGGAGGCGGCCGTACTGGAGTCGGTGCGATGGCTGATCGACCACGGCGAGCTGAAGGTGGCCGGCCCGCTCGGCGTCTGA
- a CDS encoding SMI1/KNR4 family protein codes for MIETTEGDRAFPPALADVARVEFDYDDGEGVDFEPYDAFDSAEETTDWLRHWTGNHQLDGDAYRVFGQDGTGGLAALWCVRPGRPLVEQPVVFLGSEGERGVVAASLSDFLWVLADGLGPLEVVDFEQYEGRPSATLTALAERHATTPRRTTRDIVTTAQAEFPTFSEDIDALCR; via the coding sequence ATGATCGAGACGACTGAGGGCGACCGCGCCTTTCCGCCCGCCCTGGCCGACGTGGCCCGCGTGGAGTTCGACTACGACGACGGCGAGGGCGTCGACTTCGAGCCGTACGACGCCTTCGACTCCGCCGAGGAGACGACCGACTGGCTGCGCCACTGGACCGGCAACCACCAACTGGACGGCGACGCCTACCGCGTCTTCGGGCAGGACGGCACCGGTGGCCTCGCCGCCCTGTGGTGCGTGCGGCCGGGGCGCCCCCTCGTCGAGCAGCCCGTGGTGTTCCTGGGCTCGGAGGGCGAGCGCGGTGTGGTGGCGGCAAGCCTGTCCGACTTCCTGTGGGTGCTCGCCGATGGCCTCGGGCCTTTGGAGGTCGTGGATTTCGAGCAGTACGAGGGCCGTCCGAGCGCGACGCTGACCGCACTCGCCGAACGCCACGCGACCACCCCGCGCCGCACCACCCGGGACATCGTCACCACCGCCCAGGCGGAGTTCCCGACCTTCTCCGAGGACATCGACGCGCTCTGCCGGTGA
- a CDS encoding RpiB/LacA/LacB family sugar-phosphate isomerase, translating into MRISVSSDMDEPVARTLVDELRARGHDVVAYGALSPGADPQWAVCSEAAAREVAAGTADQAVVCCWTGTGASLAANKVPGVRAALCTDAYTADGARRWNDANVLALSLRLTSGPLLKEILDAWFTAEPSEDAEDRENVARVGRLDAGRA; encoded by the coding sequence ATGCGGATCTCCGTCTCCTCGGACATGGACGAACCCGTCGCGCGCACCCTCGTCGACGAACTGCGCGCGCGGGGCCACGACGTGGTCGCGTACGGCGCCCTGAGCCCCGGCGCCGACCCGCAGTGGGCCGTCTGCTCCGAGGCCGCGGCCCGCGAGGTGGCCGCGGGGACGGCCGACCAGGCCGTCGTGTGCTGCTGGACCGGCACCGGCGCCTCCCTCGCCGCGAACAAGGTCCCGGGCGTACGGGCCGCCCTGTGCACGGACGCCTACACGGCGGACGGCGCCCGCCGCTGGAACGACGCCAACGTCCTGGCCCTCAGCCTCCGCCTCACCTCCGGGCCACTCCTCAAGGAGATCCTCGACGCCTGGTTCACCGCCGAGCCGAGCGAGGACGCCGAGGACCGGGAGAACGTGGCCCGGGTGGGACGCCTGGACGCCGGCCGGGCCTAG
- a CDS encoding SHOCT domain-containing protein, producing the protein MQTLAHWDGGPGPWILFFPLIWAAVVLGVVTVLRRTVRRGHRGPWRPMADAAPSGDSPIAMLGRRFASGEIDEDEYWRRLSVLDEQFGRTAGKGGAA; encoded by the coding sequence ATGCAGACACTCGCGCACTGGGACGGCGGCCCCGGCCCGTGGATCCTCTTCTTCCCGCTGATCTGGGCGGCCGTCGTGCTCGGCGTCGTCACCGTCCTGCGCCGCACCGTCCGGCGCGGCCACCGCGGACCGTGGCGCCCCATGGCCGACGCCGCCCCCTCCGGCGACTCACCGATCGCCATGCTCGGCCGCCGCTTCGCCTCGGGCGAGATCGACGAGGACGAGTACTGGCGCCGGCTGTCCGTCCTGGACGAGCAGTTCGGCCGTACGGCGGGCAAGGGCGGTGCGGCATGA
- a CDS encoding ABC transporter ATP-binding protein, protein MTATTASTRTLPAARVVDAVKVYGSGDTGVRALDGVSVDFPAGRFTAIMGPSGSGKSTLMHCAAGLDTLTEGASYIGDTDLGSLDDRRLTLLRRDRVGFVFQAFNLVPTLTVEENIRLPLDLAGGKGDPEWIDALIEVVGLRDRLRHRPAELSGGQQQRVAVARAFAGRPDVVFADEPTGNLDSRSGGEVLGLLGRTVRRTARTVVMVTHDPVAAAHADEVVFLADGRLVDRMESPTADRVLDRLKAFEVPS, encoded by the coding sequence ATGACCGCCACGACCGCCTCGACGAGGACGCTGCCGGCCGCCCGGGTGGTCGACGCCGTGAAGGTGTACGGCAGCGGCGACACCGGGGTGCGGGCCCTGGACGGGGTGAGCGTCGACTTTCCGGCCGGCCGCTTCACCGCGATCATGGGGCCCTCGGGCTCCGGCAAGTCCACCCTCATGCACTGCGCGGCCGGCCTCGACACGCTCACCGAGGGCGCCTCCTACATCGGCGACACGGACCTCGGCTCGCTCGACGACCGCCGCCTGACCCTGCTGCGCCGGGACCGCGTCGGCTTCGTCTTCCAGGCGTTCAACCTGGTGCCGACGCTGACCGTCGAGGAGAACATCAGGCTGCCGCTGGACCTCGCGGGAGGCAAGGGCGACCCGGAGTGGATCGACGCGCTGATCGAGGTCGTCGGCCTGCGCGACCGGCTCCGGCACCGGCCGGCCGAGCTGTCCGGCGGACAGCAGCAACGCGTCGCCGTGGCCCGGGCGTTCGCCGGCCGGCCGGACGTCGTCTTCGCCGACGAGCCCACCGGGAACCTCGACTCCCGCTCCGGCGGCGAGGTCCTCGGCCTCCTCGGCAGGACCGTGCGCCGGACGGCCCGCACGGTCGTCATGGTCACCCACGACCCGGTCGCCGCCGCCCACGCCGACGAGGTCGTCTTCCTCGCCGACGGGCGCCTGGTGGACCGTATGGAATCCCCCACCGCCGACCGGGTCCTGGACCGCCTGAAGGCCTTCGAGGTGCCCTCATGA